The Nocardioides salarius genome includes a region encoding these proteins:
- the egtD gene encoding L-histidine N(alpha)-methyltransferase, whose product MSAPEPVVQVLLDSDWASGSLVADVRRGLGSRPLRLPPKWLYDDEGSRLFDEITRLPEYYPTEAERSILAAYAADIVAACDATTVVELGSGTSDKTRLLLDAFAGAGALHRFVPVDVSEQTLRDAAVMLTERYPGTAVEAIVGDFTLHLGHLPEGQRRLVAFLGSTIGNLYLEERGAFLGALADSLDPGDWLLLGTDLVKDADRLVAAYDDAQGVTEAFVRNCLVVLNRELGADFDPGRFDYAPLWDPRTGRMDLRLRSSVPQTVTVPGADLVVEIAAGEEVQVEISTKFRRDQVARELGAAGFEVRETWTDPAGDFAVTLARLT is encoded by the coding sequence GTGAGCGCTCCCGAGCCGGTCGTGCAGGTGCTCCTCGACTCCGACTGGGCGTCGGGGTCGCTGGTCGCCGACGTGCGCCGGGGGTTGGGCTCGCGCCCGCTGCGGCTGCCGCCGAAGTGGCTCTACGACGACGAGGGCTCGCGGCTCTTCGACGAGATCACCCGGCTGCCGGAGTACTACCCGACCGAGGCCGAGCGCTCGATCCTCGCGGCGTACGCCGCCGACATCGTCGCGGCCTGCGACGCCACGACGGTCGTCGAGCTGGGCAGCGGCACCAGCGACAAGACCCGGCTGCTGCTCGACGCCTTCGCCGGGGCGGGCGCGCTGCACCGCTTCGTGCCCGTCGACGTCTCCGAGCAGACGCTGCGCGACGCGGCCGTCATGCTGACCGAGCGCTACCCCGGGACGGCCGTCGAGGCGATCGTCGGCGACTTCACCCTGCACCTGGGCCACCTGCCCGAGGGACAGCGCCGGCTGGTGGCGTTCCTGGGCAGCACCATCGGCAACCTCTACCTCGAGGAGCGCGGCGCCTTCCTGGGCGCGCTGGCCGACTCGCTCGACCCCGGCGACTGGCTGCTGCTCGGCACCGACCTGGTCAAGGACGCCGACCGGCTGGTGGCGGCGTACGACGACGCGCAGGGCGTGACCGAGGCGTTCGTGCGCAACTGCCTGGTGGTGCTCAACCGCGAGCTCGGCGCCGACTTCGACCCCGGCCGCTTCGACTACGCGCCGCTGTGGGACCCCCGGACGGGCCGGATGGACCTGCGGCTGCGCTCGAGCGTGCCGCAGACGGTCACGGTGCCGGGGGCCGACCTGGTCGTCGAGATCGCGGCCGGCGAGGAGGTGCAGGTCGAGATCTCCACCAAGTTCCGCCGCGACCAGGTGGCCCGCGAGCTGGGCGCGGCCGGCTTCGAGGTGCGCGAGACGTGGACCGACCCGGCGGGCGACTTCGCGGTGACCCTGGCCCGGCTGACCTGA
- a CDS encoding MmcQ/YjbR family DNA-binding protein: MSGTVDVVELVDQLPGTVRSDHGRYVKLSVAGRTFGYVWEPTVTVGLKQTIAEQLALVAMRPDVFEVQFTAGGFGWVVAHLEHVERDELAELVFEAWRLTAPAALLEERGEVLPR; the protein is encoded by the coding sequence ATGAGCGGCACCGTCGACGTCGTCGAGCTGGTCGACCAGCTGCCCGGCACGGTCCGCTCCGACCACGGCCGCTACGTCAAGCTCAGCGTGGCCGGGCGCACGTTCGGCTACGTGTGGGAGCCGACCGTGACCGTCGGGCTCAAGCAGACCATCGCCGAGCAGCTCGCCCTCGTGGCGATGCGTCCCGACGTCTTCGAGGTCCAGTTCACCGCCGGCGGCTTCGGCTGGGTGGTGGCCCACCTCGAGCACGTGGAGCGCGACGAGCTGGCCGAGCTGGTCTTCGAGGCCTGGCGCCTCACCGCGCCCGCGGCCCTGCTGGAGGAGCGCGGCGAGGTCCTGCCTCGTTGA